The Prinia subflava isolate CZ2003 ecotype Zambia chromosome 23, Cam_Psub_1.2, whole genome shotgun sequence region ctgctggaagAGCAACACAGCACATAATGAACAGGGTGGAGTCCCTGCAAGTGCCCACAGTCATTCCATTGCCTCTGGAAGATAAATGTATCAGAGCCAGAATTCAGTTGGAATTCCATTATTCAGAAAGTATGTAAACAAATTAGAGCATCCAGAAGAGAGCTGGAGAACACAAATGACTTCTGGGAAGaaagattattatttttctaaactattatttttctaaacagGAAGTCTATATGTTCTTTTAAATATAGTTCTTTTAAAGACATTAGAAGTTTGTTACTGTTCTCCAAATGGTGGGGAGGAAAAAACTCAAGGACTTAATCTGAAGTATAGAAGACTTTTCCTAGACATTGAGACAGTCAAGGGATATCCCTCAAAGGGTTCCTTCAGAGCCTTTTCAGCTTTGCATTGTCAAGTTTTGTTCAAATGTAAAACCTTGATAAACAGCAATTTGTGCTCTCAGGGAGGCACTGGAAACCAAACTTAGCTACACCACCTACCTTCAGAGGAGTTAAGCAACTCAGAAAAGAGAACCAGTGAGTTGCCACACATCAGTGCAAAGAAACACATGGGAAGAGTTAGGCTGGCTCCAGTTCTAATGAAAAACTACAAGATATGAGATGTCACTGGGTTGAATCAACCTGCTGTTCCCCAATCagacaaaaatgcattttaaaaaatgcctaACACAATTTCTAGGctttaaatggaaatttaaCATTATTCTATTGTTAATAGATACCAAAATATGAAACAGGCAGCAATTAGCAGCAGCCACATCTCAGAGCTCTGAAGTCATTGAGCCCAATGTGTACAAAGGAACACTTTAAAGccactgcacagagcagctggattTAAAAACACTAGGGAGTGAAATCTCTTAAAAACTAAACACATACAGGTCACAGAGTTTAAGAGGCTTTCCCCCCCCTTTGTTATAGCTACTGAACAGGAATGATAACACTTGGACATCTTTGATTTTACTACAGAGGATCAGGTACATTAAGCTTAGCCCAGAGAAGTCACCAGCTGGTTGAAAGAAAAAGCCTTCACCCTGGCTCTGAAGGGGTTGTGCCTTTCAGTGTCCTCTGGGACAGCTGTTACAACCTGTGTGCTCTGAAACGAACAGAGGGGaaaacaccagcacagagccaggattTGGAGAAAGTGTATTTTGGAGCACAGACATTGCAGGAATGGAAACAAAGATTGTATGACAGCAAGCAGGAGACAGGGGTGCTGAGCACTCTCCTGTCCCCATTCCACCTTACCCCAGAATTAGCCTGATGGACCTTCAAGACTGGTTCTGCCTCTTCACGTTTTctcccttccagcagctgtAACATCTGCTTCCTGTACTTGCTCATGATGAGTTCCAGCGCGTCCTGGTGCTCCTCCAGCGagacccacagctctgcagggcacagcgCGTCATGGCCACGACCGGCAGCGGCAGCAGGAGCCCCGAGGCGCTCGCTGGGTACCAGCTGAGGCGGGACTGCTCG contains the following coding sequences:
- the SIKE1 gene encoding suppressor of IKBKE 1 isoform X3, whose translation is MSCTIDKILTDARTLLERLKEHDTAAESLIDQSAVLHRRVAAMREAGAGCADQGPGPAAEPPDPSRLRPHVVLAQENTQIRDLQQENRELWVSLEEHQDALELIMSKYRKQMLQLLEGRKREEAEPVLKVHQANSGFFIRTGASLTLPMCFFALMCGNSLVLFSELLNSSEGRWCS